The window ATGTATTTGTAGTTAATATCCGCATCCACTACGATTGTATACTGTATAGATGTCTTATTACTAAAAGATATATAAGGAAACTGTGTACAAAGATTAATTTGATCATGTTTGTTACATTTTGAGTATTCAATTGATTATTCAAATCAGATATATCTTTAAAAGACAGATTCAGGTTTGAAAGTTGTTGTAACATCCATCAAACTAAAACAGAAATTTATGTGTTgcaaatatttgatatatttgggTTTATGATTGTAAATTTTAGCAACTAATTAGTCATATTATCTCTAAATACAATCAACattttgatataattatatttcGAATACCCATTCAGTTCTTGGTGCTGTTAACTGTTTTAATTCTTCGAATATTAGAGCCGTGAATCGTTCGGAGAGTTTATCGATTccaagtttggtttggtttcatttttaatCAACTTCgggtttttttcttggttttaataattttgcCCATATCTAAATGTGACATCCATCAAACTATGACAGATAATGTGATATTTTCacgaaatgtttttttatatattgaatagaatatcTTTATCTGTGGAACGAATTATTAGAAgccaaatatttattttgaaagaaGCATTGGgataaggaacaaaaaaaaaaagtggtggTTTAGTGGTAGGAAAAATTAGATTCGTGCAAACCGGCGCTAAAGTAGGTACCTCAcgaattattttcttttattttcaaaaataaataaaaccttttcatattaattaacaaataGTCAAAAACTAGCGTCTGATTTACATGATTGGAATCTTCCACATGTTTTTTTCtcacaaagtatatatatatatatatatatatatatatattcatacgAATTCGTTTTTTCGTTTATATATATCACGTTTACTTGTATAATTCACATCAACACAATAAAGTGAAATTCCTTTGTATAGTCAATTGcaatattgatttgtttttgtgtatatttttatttttttctccaaagACGATTAGTGAAAAGTGACATAGTAATTAATAATCTCTAGTACAAAGGTAAGTTGGTCATTCAgccaaacaaattaaagattgttaagaaaaacattagtaataagtaataactaatATGTAATAACTTAAATTTCGTcaataaattactaaatttgCGTTACCGCCAATAATGCATTTTAACCGAGTTTAAAGAGAATCAAATGCGTAAATCTTTGGCGAAATATGAAATAAAGTTTAAAGAGAAGCTTTTTTAATGGGGACAAACGAATTAAAGGGACGTAACGTACCACGTACGTATGAAttgtacaaaaacaaaaaaaaaagtaaacctcATTAGATTGTTGGAATATCTAGTGGAGAGAATATTATTTATAGGTAAATTCCcacttgaaattaaaaatatatattatgccAAAAtgctttttctaaaatattcttTTCGCCTGCCAgaaaattaaaagtgaaatgGACCGTCAGGCCTTATAAGTTTGACATAATCGATTGGGTTATTCATGggctatatatattactttggtTATAAACATATTTGTTTCGATAAACTCGTCTTCTTTTTACAAATGCTGTGATCCACAGATAAAGCAGCCAGCTGCCCAGCCAGTGTGATCGTATTCTAtaaatagatttgtttttcttcttcactaaaCTAATCCTCATACAATTCATGAATTCAATCAGTTACatctatttttcttataaagaaaaaaacccgAAATTGACAATTACTCGAGTGAATcagttaaaagttttttttttcttgatttcagaGCAACGTTACGACGCAGGAAGTCGCGGTTGAGTGAATTATTGAGAGAAGACGTCACATCTCTTCTTCATAAATACTAGGAAAAGGTGTGACATGAAAAGGTGAAGCAACTTTGACAAcgcaaaaaacaaaagacttttctcaatctctctttttgCTATGTTCCCCCCCATAGTCAAAAGCTTCAATTTCCCGTGAATCCTATTATATAAATCACGGGAATAAGTATggttattttgaaatatatatgacttttatatacataaataacaaTATAACATGTTGGGGTCAGACGTAACATGTCTTTGTCTTcgtgacaaaaaacaaaaataactgcACTAACGAAAACTAAAAGCTACatttagttatataaatatgaacttaaaataaaataagtttggAACGCCAGAATATGATGTTATAACTATATGGATAAAAATATCATGTTACGAAAAACCGATTGCCTTCCCACTTAATCAAATACGAATTATATATCTATCTCTAAACAGGCATATTATACTAACTTATTATGTTAAATCGATTACAAATTATTCATTGAAAAAGTTATTTCCTCAAAGAAGAAACTCGATCCGTCATCATAAATTAAATGTATACTAATCACGTTAGCATTTTGCAGTCAATTAAGTGGGAAGGATCATTTAAAAtggtttttgtagtttttgccGACTTGTACACAATGCAAGAAAATGATTATTGGATCAATCAGCATAGAAacagagcgagagagagagagagagaatgttcATCAAACAGCCAAAGGAAGACATTGTCAAACCAATAGAAACAATCCATGAGTGATTGACGGCATTTAACATGTTGAGGGGAATGAAGCCTGGTCCGACGATGccatatatatgtacaatatTGCACAATCGTATCATGCATatcgtaatatatatatatatataaacttgtgtATGGTGTGGATATGATATCCTCGATCCAAACAACATTCCCCACAACGGAAATAGCCTCTCTTCATGATAATCATCACACAGTCACAGCTCAATCTTAAAGGAGTAATACTTAGAGCGAGAAAAAGACaatagagggagagagagagagagagagagatgatgatgatggtgttaTGATAAGggaatgatgatgaggaggtgGTGGGCTTTTAAGGAGACCGAAACAAATTGTCATTCCAAAACCCTAGCGCTTGCCTTGtcttctttaaaaatataattattttgtattcatTTTAAGTATCCAcgtcattaattatttttcagCCGACATGTTTTCATTGAAATTTTTGCATATTCtgagaacttaaaaaaaaaaaaaaaatcttatattagGAAAATAGATTATATGCGATTGGTTGAGATTAAACTACATTTATAAACGAAgtatatatagacatatagtatatgaaatcGAGAAATAAAGAAGGCAAGAGAAAATTGTCAGAGTAGTAGTTGGGTACATTGAGGATGACCAGTTGtagaaacatatttatttttgttttacttttttggtATCACTGCCAAGTTCCCACTTTATCAGTTATACTTATATGCACGtttcaaaaacttaattaatttgcACTAAAATAAATACACATTTCAATTAGACAGTAGTAATACAAAAAACTGAGAAATAAAACTacagtaaatttttttaattatcaaacaTCATTTATCAAAAGTTATCTTGTTGCAAAACATATACTAGCTAGctatatattaacaaaagatGGAGtagtagtactatatatattctataaattttctaagatatctttgttttatacGTTTTTTGCGTGTAACCTCGTAAATTCGTAATATTTTGATTATGGGTAAGTGGCGAAGAATGTAAAGGCCATATTAATATGCGCACAATAAGTTAACTAGATAAGTTGCAGAATCAGGTCTAAGCTAATTGGAAGTATTAGTGGAAAAAGTTGTTCAACGCGAAGACATTACTCTTGTTTCTTTATGGCATGGGGTATTTTTTCACGTGGAACTTCACGCCACTGTCTACAAcgatatatgcatatatgtatgTTCCCAATAGTGTTTGAATTTAAAAACAGATGTGTATGCATGCATGAATAGTAGTCTGGCGACGACTTCGTTTTTGGTTACATTGTAATTAGGGAAGTaataaatactacaataaaGCATTGCGTCAAAAAGTTTTGAGGCATGTTTGTCTCTATATGCTCTCTATAATGCCATCCAGCTCCTTTTTCCCCCTATATATagctttaattaaaaaactacttCTGATTTTGATATATCCGGTCTCTGGCTTgtatttgtattctttttttttttgggtttcattactagtaaaaaaaaattaatcaaaacgttctattgtttgtgtgtgttgaaAAGAAATGATAGGTTGAGAATTCGAATGTTTATTCTaggtttagtttttggttttcaatttcatACGTCTATATGTAGGGTATAACAAATGTTACTAGCTTCCGTTTTCGAAAGTGAGACTATTTTAGATTgcacatcaaaaaaaaaaaggtgaacaATGTATATAGTATTGCACATCATGGGAATTTGTATTGTGATTTGACTTTTCATTTAACATATCAACTGTACCAGTTTGACCAACAgctgtatataaaaatatacaaaataaaataacattatttattttgacaTTTGTATAAGAATCAATCAAGAGGTtgaagattaaaataaaaccaaaaaaattaatagagtACATATATAAGTGCATAAACGTGAGTATAATTCTTAGTGGTTAATAATTTCTTATTTAGAATTCATAAcatgatatttttcttctacttcataacatgaaataattaatgttttgaaTATGATATATTAAGCTGGTTCAATATGAGTGCAAGGCAATACAATAGTTCattctttacatatatacacatacagtAACGTTTACACCAATGGCCCTGCCCCTGAATCCCCTGATCCATATAATTAGCATAACATTGTAACGTAAACTAATCTCATAAAGTCATAATTGATACAGGAACGTAATACTAGTAAAGTAGTAATGCatgttgacaacaacaaaaagaagattcGATAAAATCATATTATTGAACTTCACTTTTGTCAATTGGGATGTGCCATATGTGCTAAGTAAGACATGTGCGGATGTGCCAAcccgaagaaaaaaaaaagagtataaaataaaagattcatTTTCTCAAACGCAAGGTTCAGTGGGCCGAAACTGGATAGTAAATCAACTTAGCCTTAAGTTTAACCATAAGGCCCATTTTTGTAATGGCGCCAAACTTTTGTTACacatggttttttgtttttgtttttttggaagaGACCCGGTACATTAATAACTCATATCATATATAGATTTGCATACACATACACGTGTGAGACAAGTTACAACACTAAAACACTTTTGAAGAGAAATCACAACTATGACCAGAATCGATGGTTAAGTGGACGCCTGGTTCATGATCGATGGATGATGAATCAAGCGATAGTGACGTGTTGAGTCCTTGGACGTTACTGTTAATGAACATCATAATCATTGGCTCTGTTCTTTTATCTGACCAGATTGCCTTTCCCCTGTTTCTATTCTTCATGAGCTTAACGTCCGTTTTGTCTGAGTTGTGGTTTAGATCCTTGTTGTGAAATGGTGAAGTGTGAGATTCAATTGACTTATTAGGTTCAGTTTGGAGTAATGATGGTTTAGGTGACGAAATTATCTGGGATTTGATTGAGGTTGAAACTGGCGGCGGCGATTtcggaggaggtggtggtgcgATGATCGTGGCTGGAGAAGTGGAAGGAGAGGGGATTTGTGTTTTCATCTGCGATTGAGATCTGAGGTTTTCAGCAGCTTTCGAGGACAACAATGGTGGCGGTgttaatttagggttttcagtaTATtttgatggtggtggtgattgGGACGGAGTACCATCAATTGATTTAGATGGCAGAAACGGTGGAGGCGACTGGTATTGCGATTTTTCAGTTTCGCTTAGTGTTGACGGCAGAGACGGTGGGATTTTGGCTTTTGACGGCGAAGACGGTAGATTTTTGGCTTTCGATGGTGGTAAAGACGACTGGGATTCAACAGAATCTGATGACGATGGTGGCGATGTTTTAGGCAAAATTGGTGATTTGAACAGACTTTTATCAATAGATTTAGATGGCAGAAGCGGTGGAGGCGGTTGGGATTGAGGTTCTTCAATTCGCGTTGAAAATGGAGACGTTTGGGATTGAGATTCATCAGATTTTAATAACGACGGTGGTGGCGATGATCGGACTTGAGTTTCAGCAACAGATTTAGACGGCGGAGACGTTTGGGATTGGAACTCTTTATTAACTTTTGGCATTGACGGTGGAGTTTTGACTTCTGGAAGTGGTACAGATGGTTGAGATTCACCGGATTTTGACAATGCTTCCGACAGAGGCGATGACCCGAAAAGTGTTTGATTAATGGATTTAGACGGCAAAAGCGGCGGTGGTTGGGACGGCGGGGACGGTGCATTGATAGTTTCCGGTGGTGGCAAAAACGGTTGAGATTTACCAGATTCTAATAATGACGGAGGCGGTGATAGAGGCcttgttttattattggatttagaTAGTGGAGGCGGTTGGGATTGGGGTTCTTCGTTAGCGTTTAGGGTTGATGGTGGAGGCGGTGATGTTTTGGCTTTTGGTGATGATGGTAAAGGTGGCTGAGATTCGCTAGATTTTGATAATGACGGTGGCGATGCTTCTGACGGAGGCGGTGATCGAAACCGTGTTTCATTGATAGATTTAGACGGTGTAAGCGGTTGGGGTTTTTCAACAGCGTTTAGCGTTGGCGGTCGAGACGGTGGATTTTTGGCTTTTGATGGTGATGAAGGCGGTTGAGTATCACCTTTCCCggacggtggtggtggcggtgctTCCGACTGAGGCGATAATCGGAACCGAGTTTCGTTGATGGATTTAGATGTTAGAAGCGATGATTCAAAATTTTCGTTGGTGTTTGTTGTTGACGGCGAAGACGGTCGTGTTTTGGCGTCTGGTAAAGGCGGATGAGATTCTGATAATgccggtggtggtggcggcgaAATTGACTGTGATTGGGAAATATTTTCATCAGTGGATTTAGACGGGAGTGGAGTGGGTTGGGATTGGAATTCTTCATTAGCGTTTAACGTTGACGGTGAAGATGGTGGAAGAGTCATGGCTGCTTGTGATGTTTCTGATAGTGTTGGAGGCGATGGTCGTAATCGAGTTTCATTAATGGATGTAGACGGTGGAGATGTTTTGGAATTGAATTCTTCATTAGTGTCAAGCGTTAAAGGTGAAGAAGGTGGGGATTTGGCTTCGGGTGGTGGTAAAGGCATCTGAGATTCTGGTTCTGACAATGATGGTGGTGATGCTTGCGACGGAGGTGATCGAGGAGACAATGGCGTTTTTGCTTGTGGTGTTGTTGGTGTAGGAGGCACCAAGGCTAGAGATTGCAGCTGAGACTCAGTGTATTCTTGTGGGGAGTTAGGTGGTGATTCGATAAGTAGATTTCGATGTGTTTTGACATGTTTGGACATCAGTGGCGGTATTAGCGGCGACTTGGGTGGTGAGTGGATAAGTAGACTCCGATGTGTTTCGACATGTTTTGACATCAGTGGTGGTATTGGTTGCGATTGAGGCTCTTCCTTTGATTTTGGTGATAACGGCGACAATGGTGATGACTTTGCTCGTGGTGGAGAGCCGCCGCTATTTTGACGGGATTCGATATAAGGAGCTGTTGATGTTGTCGGAGATGAAAACTGAGTTGGAGGCAGCTGAAATGAAGGTGATAGTGGCGGTGACTGAGGTGGCGATTGAGACAATGTTTCTTGAAGAGTCATTCGTGGTGGCGGTGGTTGTTGGCTGACGTTTTGACGTAACTGGACAAGTCTAGCTAAGTTTCCGAGCCGAAACCTCCGGCGAGATTGTCGATTATTAAACATTATTCTCTCAACTCTCACTAGTTTATTGGATCGGTGTGAGTATGTAGAATTGTTTCCATACGTTTGGTTCAAATAGATAAGCTAATAGCTCAAGAACGAGAGGAGACAACTTTAGCCTATACGAAACATACCTTACTGAGACAAGTATATCAGTAACACAAAGAAAAGTATTTGATTCACTTTATTATATACGTTTTTTCTCACAAATTAATACGTGTCAAAATCAGATACCtttcatttcaaaattataaaatatgtcattttttaaaaatatcctttGGTcggtcattttcaaaaatattttctatgaataaaatcactaaattttaaatcctaaactctaaatactaaattctaacccctcaaaactatattctaaatgtaaaatgataatcaaaactttaaaaaaaaattctaaaaattaatttaagttattgaaattatgtaaaaatgaaaatgttaaaaaaaaaaaattttgaaaagggtatcccaaaaaattattttaacaaattctctattaAATTTAGGAATATGTGattattatacaaaatcaaCTTTGATTAAACAAAATCTACTgtacttagattttttttctttcgaaaaCTCTAGATTCAGTATTTTATTCGCAGTTTTTTCAATTATGTACGTTACctcagatatttttaaaattgtcaacaatttttttttgctaacacataaaaaacgaaattgaaatatttataaactgTAAATAATCTCCGGGTGGATAATATGTAAAAGGACtgcaattttttcattttatcgTCAGCCATGGATACTCTCTCAGCCTCCGTTTCATCTTTCAACCTCCCTTCTCTCCCTCCACAGTCGCAACCACCGTTGAGATCCATCTCCCGCCGCTTTGAATCCACAGTTAACGCCGCCGCCGCCGCTTCAGCTTCATCTACCAATCTTTCAAAACCAGCATCGACGTCAtcaccttcttcatcatcatcatactcacacaacaacaacaaaaaccctagtttctccAGAGCAATCTCGTTTCCGCTTCCGCACACAAAACCCTCGAGAGTTGCTCCTCCTCCGGTGCACGAAAAAGCGGCCTCAGGGTTTGCTGCGGCGCTCGTGAGCGTTTGTCAATCGAAGAATTGTCTTGGTCGGACTCAAGAAGATGTCAGAAGATTGATGGAGTTTCTTGTgggagaagataagaagaggaaCAAAGTCATCTTAGTCAATGATGTGGTTGAGAGAGGCAAATTTGGTAAACACATAAAGGGCTTGGTCAAGATATTGATGGCAAGAGGTAAATCTGGGATTCTGGTTGATGTCTTATTGGAATTTGAGAGAATCTGTAATGAATTAGTCTTTGTTGGTTCAACAAAACTTGTCCGGGTTGCTTGATGATAACATATTGTAAAAGAGGTTATATCAAATCCAAAGTTTGCTTCTTTGGTTAAGGTCTTAATTGAGTTTGAGAGAATATGTAATAGATTTTCTTAAGATTATATCAAATCCAAACTTTGTTTTTTCATCCATATCTTAAAGCTAACAATTCTAATGATTAGACTCGGGTGTTCATTTTGAATTatcatgttttccttttttttcatcCTCTGACTGATCTTTGGTTGAGGGTTTAATAGAAACTGAAAGAAtctgtaataatttgttttgtctgtgtttcttgattaaacaaaaattgcatgaaAAAGAGATTACATCAAATCCAAAGTTTGCTTCtacaaagaattaaaaaaaacaacaggtTACTACTAATGTGTCTTTGGTgggaggtttttttttttgttaactaggAGGAGTTGGGCCCTGGCCTTAATCTCCCCTATGCCCGGGACCAGCCTTTGCTAATACCTTATGACATGGCGTAAAACATCTCTTCCACCGGGAATCGAACTAGGGAGCACATGGATCCAACTCTTGCACTTAAACCACTAGCCCACTGCACCATTGGTAAAAAGTTACAGTCTTTTGGTTGTATTTCTTCAAATCACTCTTGCGTGCATGGATATACTCACGAAGTCAGTGCCTGATGGTGGGATGAGCATGTATGTTCTCACAGTGTATAGGCACGATCAGAGCCGGCGCTAGGAATATTAAGGCTATAGGCAGTAAATTTTAGGAATTTTATGGCCGGTTATTTACTTAATATATTTACGGCCCCAAGCTTGTGCTTGCCTTGCTTGGCCTCATGGCCGGCACTGGGCACGGTATAGCAACCGTAGCTATGGCTCCCTTCGCATTATATTTTGACAGGTAATTTATAtattcccttcttcttcttcttcttcttcttcttcttcttgttttgtggGTTGTTCAATTGGTaatgttgaaagaaaaaaaacaggagGGCGAGACCGAAGATGACGCTGATGACATTCTTCAAGATATCGCTGCTTGGTTTACTAGAGTAATAGTTCTCcgtttctttttatgttttaaaaaaaaaaatcataatctactctttttttcttttacctaaTCCTGAATCAGTTTTCATTTCATCATGTATTTTATTAGACCAGTGATCGATCAGAACTTATTTTGTCTGGGGATGATATACACAACAGCAACATTTGCAACCGCCTTGTACAACACCCTACCAGCAGTGACTTTCATCCTCGCCTTGTTATTAGATCAGGCTCGAAAAACTCAAGTTTCGGAGTATCAGGAGTGCGAGCAAGGTGGTTGGGACTGTGATTTCAGTTGGAGGAACAATGACGATGACACTGGTAAAAGGTCCAGTTCTCCACCTCTTTTGGACCAAAAGACATTCTGCACAGAATACAACCGGGACAGATGCTCACAGCTCCATCAAAGGGGAGGGGcagtttttgtttcaattggCTGTCTTAGCTACGCATGCTTTATGATTCTCCAAGTAAGGCGATTTTTAATGTAGTTAAAAAGACACTTTTAgaatcaaatgttttttcaGACGATGACCTTGGAGATACCCGGCCTCGCTCTCTCTTACAACATGGATATAGAGGGGAACAGTTTTGGCATTGGAGAGAGGGTGTCATGCCGCGTGGGCTATTGGTTGGGACATGAAACTCGTTACGGTCATCTACAGCGTAAGATTCATCTACAGGGAATCATGCCGCTTTCAAACCACTCTGTATGATCATAGTAGCCATAATGTCAAGCATAACTTTTGTGGAGCAAACAATGCCATGTCTCATGTGTATTGAAAAGAGCATTTGCCCAAAGCCACAAAATAGTACAAAATTGTAATGCCACATATTTTTTAGTTAGGTTATGaatttagtttgaaaatgtgtttacactttctattttaaaatccataatattttgtttgttattaattattcttatttcatatttcttaatctttttatttgtattaacaaaatattatataatatattagatgtttgaaagtaaaataaaagacCACATGAAATTTGAGAActtgtattaaattttatacgaaaatatatttttaatgaactaacaaaatgttaatgtgacaataaaaaatattttacttatgttttgttcatattttacatatgttttgcttattttttgttaatatctattcaacattttaaagaaccaaaaatgactaatttgctgctatatataaacaatcacacctacaatttatatttatatagaatttaatgtaaactatactcaatgtatcaaacaattaaatagtttatatatatatatattatatatatgattttatcatagtcacaaaataatataaatatataaacaattaaaaatacatatcatctacatatTGTATGGGTAACCATctagtgtttatatatatatatcatttttaacttcttttaatAACAAagaccattttttttatttgctctAAGCTTATATGAACCTAAACAGTGAGAGCAGATGTACTTGCGACGGTAAGTAAAACTCTGAAACACCAAATTTAGCCACGAGTTTGGCGTTCTACTTGTATTATCGGTTCTAGTACCGGGTTTGTTCACCCCCGACATCGTTATCGTTTATTCGGCATCCTATTATCTAAACTATGTACCACTCTACCATGTTATAATACcagaaattttaagaaaaaaaaaaagttttagccACGAGttgagtaataaaaaaaatgaaaaagagaataATGAAAATATGTTGTTCGTTGGCAGGGTTCTTGGTGTATAGATTAACGA is drawn from Camelina sativa cultivar DH55 chromosome 8, Cs, whole genome shotgun sequence and contains these coding sequences:
- the LOC104707972 gene encoding extensin-like, which gives rise to MFNNRQSRRRFRLGNLARLVQLRQNVSQQPPPPRMTLQETLSQSPPQSPPLSPSFQLPPTQFSSPTTSTAPYIESRQNSGGSPPRAKSSPLSPLSPKSKEEPQSQPIPPLMSKHVETHRSLLIHSPPKSPLIPPLMSKHVKTHRNLLIESPPNSPQEYTESQLQSLALVPPTPTTPQAKTPLSPRSPPSQASPPSLSEPESQMPLPPPEAKSPPSSPLTLDTNEEFNSKTSPPSTSINETRLRPSPPTLSETSQAAMTLPPSSPSTLNANEEFQSQPTPLPSKSTDENISQSQSISPPPPPALSESHPPLPDAKTRPSSPSTTNTNENFESSLLTSKSINETRFRLSPQSEAPPPPPSGKGDTQPPSSPSKAKNPPSRPPTLNAVEKPQPLTPSKSINETRFRSPPPSEASPPSLSKSSESQPPLPSSPKAKTSPPPPSTLNANEEPQSQPPPLSKSNNKTRPLSPPPSLLESGKSQPFLPPPETINAPSPPSQPPPLLPSKSINQTLFGSSPLSEALSKSGESQPSVPLPEVKTPPSMPKVNKEFQSQTSPPSKSVAETQVRSSPPPSLLKSDESQSQTSPFSTRIEEPQSQPPPPLLPSKSIDKSLFKSPILPKTSPPSSSDSVESQSSLPPSKAKNLPSSPSKAKIPPSLPSTLSETEKSQYQSPPPFLPSKSIDGTPSQSPPPSKYTENPKLTPPPLLSSKAAENLRSQSQMKTQIPSPSTSPATIIAPPPPPKSPPPVSTSIKSQIISSPKPSLLQTEPNKSIESHTSPFHNKDLNHNSDKTDVKLMKNRNRGKAIWSDKRTEPMIMMFINSNVQGLNTSLSLDSSSIDHEPGVHLTIDSGHSCDFSSKVF
- the LOC104707973 gene encoding uncharacterized protein LOC104707973, with the protein product MDTLSASVSSFNLPSLPPQSQPPLRSISRRFESTVNAAAAASASSTNLSKPASTSSPSSSSSYSHNNNKNPSFSRAISFPLPHTKPSRVAPPPVHEKAASGFAAALVSVCQSKNCLGRTQEDVRRLMEFLVGEDKKRNKVILVNDVVERGKFGKHIKGLVKILMARGKSGILVDVLLEFERICNELVFVGSTKLVRVA
- the LOC104707975 gene encoding WAT1-related protein At2g37460-like — protein: MAGTGHGIATVAMAPFALYFDRRARPKMTLMTFFKISLLGLLEPVIDQNLFCLGMIYTTATFATALYNTLPAVTFILALLLDQARKTQVSEYQECEQGGWDCDFSWRNNDDDTGKRSSSPPLLDQKTFCTEYNRDRCSQLHQRGGAVFVSIGCLSYACFMILQVRRFLM